A genomic region of Micromonospora sp. NBRC 110009 contains the following coding sequences:
- the uppS gene encoding polyprenyl diphosphate synthase codes for MIESVRRLAYQLYARRLRAQLAHVSRPQHVAMAMDGNRRWARQMGFDDPALGHRYGAEHIHEVLSWCAEFGIRHVTLYVASVDNVRKRASDEVEHLMRMIEEVVAEPLLHPRNPWRLHLAGRLDVLPDSTRHALKRAEDATGERGGDFHLTVAVGYDGREEIVNAVRSLLEEAARAGATPDDVARSLTVEDIAEHLYTGGRPDPDLVIRTSGERRMSGFLLWQAAYSELYFCDVYWPGFRKIDFLRALRSYAARSRRFGA; via the coding sequence ATGATCGAGTCCGTTCGTCGCCTCGCCTACCAGCTGTACGCCCGCCGCCTGCGCGCCCAGCTGGCCCACGTCTCGCGGCCGCAGCACGTTGCCATGGCGATGGACGGAAACCGCCGGTGGGCCCGGCAGATGGGCTTCGACGACCCCGCCCTGGGCCACCGGTACGGGGCCGAGCACATCCACGAGGTGCTGAGCTGGTGTGCCGAGTTCGGCATTCGCCACGTGACGCTGTACGTCGCCTCCGTCGACAACGTGCGCAAGCGGGCGTCCGACGAGGTGGAGCACCTGATGCGGATGATCGAGGAGGTCGTTGCGGAGCCACTCCTGCACCCGCGCAACCCGTGGCGGCTCCACCTGGCCGGCCGTTTGGACGTCCTGCCCGACTCGACCCGCCACGCCCTGAAGCGGGCCGAGGATGCCACCGGTGAGCGTGGTGGCGACTTCCACCTCACGGTGGCCGTCGGCTACGACGGCCGCGAGGAGATCGTCAACGCCGTTCGTTCCCTGCTGGAGGAGGCGGCCCGAGCAGGGGCGACGCCCGACGACGTGGCGCGGAGCCTGACGGTCGAGGACATCGCGGAGCACCTGTACACCGGCGGCCGGCCCGACCCCGATCTCGTCATTCGTACGAGTGGAGAACGTCGGATGTCCGGGTTCCTGCTCTGGCAGGCCGCCTACTCCGAGCTGTACTTCTGCGATGTGTACTGGCCCGGCTTCCGAAAGATCGATTTCCTGCGTGCCCTGCGTTCCTACGCGGCGCGCAGCCGGCGATTCGGAGCATGA
- a CDS encoding C39 family peptidase: protein MPAVDAARDIVHRRFRFPADLRLGVADGVATSPDGLVLGVPAGRCDHTDPQSGVTARYDLGTWTSPVVPAGFDADEIVPSWTGDTPPGCWLRVELRGCAAGEPATAWYDLGHWAADETTVHRSSVPGQAGEDARVAVDSLRLTKAGVTGWQVRVTLFRRTGLAAGPVLRTVGAVASAGSPVGAQTAAAGAEPAAEAGGPVGPADRTGGPGAAVAVADGATAGAGARGRVLDVPRYSQRLHAGGETRWGGGGDSWCSPTCVSMVLDFWAAGPTPDRYAWVDPPGHRPVVVHAARHCYDHAYAGAGNWAFNTAYAGRHGVDAFVTRLRGLAEAERFVAAGIPLIVSAAFTRGQVPGLDYDTRGHLIVLAGFTVDGDPVVNDPYAPDDEAVRRTVPRAPFEAAWQGGSGGIAYVVRPGSVPLPPPPAQANW, encoded by the coding sequence ATGCCCGCTGTCGACGCCGCCCGGGACATCGTCCACCGCCGCTTCCGCTTCCCCGCCGACCTGCGTCTCGGGGTGGCCGACGGGGTGGCCACCAGCCCGGACGGGCTGGTGCTCGGGGTGCCGGCCGGCCGGTGTGACCACACCGACCCGCAGAGCGGGGTCACCGCCCGGTACGACCTGGGCACCTGGACCTCCCCGGTGGTGCCGGCGGGCTTCGACGCCGACGAGATCGTGCCGTCCTGGACCGGGGACACCCCGCCGGGCTGCTGGCTCCGGGTCGAGCTGCGCGGCTGCGCCGCAGGCGAACCGGCGACCGCCTGGTACGACCTGGGCCACTGGGCCGCCGACGAGACGACCGTGCACCGCAGCTCGGTGCCCGGGCAGGCCGGCGAGGACGCCCGGGTGGCCGTGGACAGCCTGCGCCTCACTAAGGCCGGGGTGACCGGCTGGCAGGTCCGGGTCACCCTGTTCCGTCGGACCGGCCTGGCCGCGGGCCCGGTGCTGCGCACGGTCGGCGCCGTCGCCTCCGCCGGCTCGCCGGTCGGCGCCCAGACCGCCGCGGCGGGCGCGGAACCCGCCGCGGAGGCCGGCGGTCCGGTCGGCCCGGCCGACCGGACCGGCGGCCCCGGCGCGGCGGTGGCGGTGGCCGACGGAGCCACGGCCGGAGCCGGCGCCCGGGGGCGGGTGCTGGACGTGCCCCGGTACTCGCAGCGGTTGCACGCCGGCGGGGAGACCCGCTGGGGCGGCGGCGGGGACTCCTGGTGCAGCCCCACCTGCGTCTCGATGGTGCTGGACTTCTGGGCCGCCGGCCCCACCCCCGACCGGTACGCCTGGGTGGACCCGCCGGGCCACCGCCCGGTCGTGGTGCACGCCGCCCGGCACTGCTACGACCACGCCTACGCGGGGGCTGGGAACTGGGCCTTCAACACGGCGTACGCGGGGCGGCACGGGGTGGACGCCTTCGTCACCCGGCTGCGCGGCCTCGCCGAGGCGGAACGGTTCGTCGCCGCCGGCATCCCGCTGATCGTCTCGGCGGCCTTCACCCGGGGCCAGGTGCCGGGGCTGGACTACGACACCCGGGGCCACCTGATCGTGCTGGCCGGCTTCACCGTCGACGGCGACCCGGTGGTCAACGACCCGTACGCCCCGGACGACGAGGCGGTGCGCCGGACCGTGCCCCGGGCGCCGTTCGAGGCGGCCTGGCAGGGCGGCAGCGGCGGCATCGCGTACGTGGTGCGGCCGGGGTCGGTGCCGCTGCCCCCGCCGCCCGCCCAGGCCAACTGGTGA
- a CDS encoding outer membrane protein assembly factor BamB family protein produces the protein MADGTSHVIELGEMPHDEKAEPLPEPRRPATPAVRVAALCGAALLTLAGAAPLAHRPPGIPVPAPQGATFAVVADRLVVADGPGTVGRGGRVVTGHRLPGGESVWQFVLPVGDHVLGLSTVADLLLVTTSPAGAGDTISTALEPASGAVRWRQAGYPVPTEAGGVLFEMPRADGTGLIRSIDLASGAARWSLPLPGNGVAYRRGARGVTEIVLVSADGRVAVHDAGSGALRHAGRVPPAADRVSYRFTQVVADLLLVDGGPGTVTAYGLDRLDRRWSIPVPPRSAAWFTDCAGVVCLHDESPGALTFDPATGRQLWSDDRWLGVTPVQDRLLAAAPAIGLEMELATLDPRTGHVLARFGRWRLGGAERSAPRQLGFRRLPDDRTLVAALDFPAGQVRFRAVLPGSWDDCVDAETALVCLRPSGGMVLWPLAG, from the coding sequence GTGGCCGATGGGACGAGCCACGTGATCGAGCTGGGGGAGATGCCGCACGACGAGAAGGCCGAGCCGCTCCCCGAGCCACGCCGACCCGCCACCCCCGCGGTCCGGGTGGCGGCGCTCTGCGGCGCCGCGCTGCTGACCCTGGCCGGCGCGGCGCCGCTGGCGCACCGGCCGCCCGGCATCCCGGTGCCGGCGCCGCAGGGCGCCACCTTCGCGGTGGTGGCCGACCGGCTGGTGGTGGCCGACGGACCGGGCACGGTGGGCCGGGGCGGCCGGGTCGTCACCGGGCACCGGCTGCCCGGCGGGGAGTCGGTGTGGCAGTTCGTCCTCCCGGTCGGCGACCACGTGCTCGGGCTGAGCACCGTGGCCGACCTGCTGCTGGTCACCACCAGCCCGGCCGGGGCCGGCGACACCATCTCCACCGCGCTGGAACCGGCGTCCGGCGCGGTGCGCTGGCGGCAGGCCGGCTACCCGGTGCCGACCGAGGCGGGTGGGGTGCTCTTCGAGATGCCACGCGCCGACGGCACGGGCCTGATCCGGTCGATCGACCTGGCGTCCGGCGCGGCCCGCTGGTCGCTGCCGCTGCCCGGCAACGGGGTGGCGTACCGGCGGGGGGCTCGGGGCGTGACGGAGATCGTGCTGGTCAGCGCCGACGGTCGGGTGGCGGTGCACGACGCCGGCTCGGGCGCGTTGCGGCACGCCGGCCGGGTGCCGCCGGCCGCCGACCGGGTGTCGTACCGGTTCACCCAGGTGGTGGCCGATCTGCTGCTGGTGGACGGCGGGCCGGGCACGGTCACGGCGTACGGCCTGGACCGGTTGGACCGGCGCTGGAGCATCCCGGTGCCGCCCCGGAGCGCCGCCTGGTTCACCGACTGCGCGGGCGTGGTCTGCCTGCACGACGAGTCCCCCGGCGCGCTCACCTTCGACCCGGCCACCGGCCGTCAGCTCTGGTCCGACGACCGCTGGCTCGGGGTGACCCCGGTGCAGGACCGGCTGCTCGCCGCCGCCCCGGCGATCGGGCTGGAGATGGAGCTGGCCACCCTCGACCCGCGTACCGGCCACGTCCTCGCCCGGTTCGGCCGGTGGCGGCTGGGTGGCGCCGAGCGGTCCGCTCCCCGGCAGCTCGGGTTCCGCCGGCTCCCCGACGACCGGACGCTCGTCGCCGCGCTGGACTTTCCGGCCGGGCAGGTCCGGTTCCGGGCGGTCCTCCCCGGCTCGTGGGACGACTGCGTGGACGCCGAAACGGCGCTGGTCTGCCTGCGTCCGTCCGGCGGGATGGTGCTCTGGCCGCTGGCCGGATGA
- a CDS encoding anhydro-N-acetylmuramic acid kinase: MKIVGLMSGTSYDGVDVVAAEFTRDGETLLLRPLGHRSLDYDGGLRAEIGALLPPAATTIEAVCRLDNRLGEVFAEAAAVGVELAGGAVDAVVSPGQTVFHWVEAGRVRGTLQLGAPARVAARVGVPVLHDLRSADVAAGGQGAPLVPAFDALLLDPATASRAAWGSGGTAPRAALNLGGIANLTVVAPGAPVLGYDVGPANALLDAAARRFLDRPCDLDGARAAAGRVHPRLLELLLAEPYYAAPPPKSTGKELFHAGYLDDKLAALGEPVAADDVLATLTVLTAATVAAECDRHGVTEVVAAGGGVRNPTLMFRLVELAAGRWQLRTTDELGVPAQAKEAYAFALLGWLSWHGLPGAVPSVTGATRAAVLGSWTPAGPARSAVPPAPPRRLVISS; encoded by the coding sequence ATGAAGATCGTCGGGTTGATGTCGGGCACCTCGTACGACGGGGTGGACGTGGTGGCGGCCGAGTTCACCCGGGACGGGGAGACGCTGCTGCTGCGCCCGCTCGGGCACCGCAGCCTGGACTACGACGGTGGGCTGCGCGCCGAGATCGGGGCGCTGCTGCCCCCGGCGGCCACCACCATCGAGGCGGTCTGCCGGCTGGACAACCGGCTCGGCGAGGTCTTCGCCGAGGCGGCGGCGGTCGGCGTCGAGCTGGCCGGCGGCGCGGTCGACGCGGTGGTGTCGCCCGGGCAGACGGTCTTCCACTGGGTCGAGGCGGGCCGGGTCCGGGGCACCCTCCAGCTCGGCGCGCCCGCCCGGGTGGCCGCGCGGGTGGGCGTACCGGTGCTGCACGACCTGCGCTCGGCCGACGTGGCGGCCGGCGGGCAGGGCGCCCCGCTGGTCCCGGCCTTCGACGCCCTGCTGCTCGACCCGGCCACCGCCTCGCGCGCCGCGTGGGGCTCGGGCGGCACCGCGCCGCGCGCCGCACTCAATCTGGGCGGGATCGCCAACCTCACCGTGGTCGCCCCCGGGGCGCCCGTCCTCGGGTACGACGTGGGCCCGGCCAACGCCCTGCTGGACGCCGCCGCCCGGCGCTTCCTGGACCGCCCCTGTGACCTGGACGGGGCCCGCGCGGCGGCCGGCCGGGTGCATCCGCGGCTGCTGGAGTTGCTGCTCGCCGAGCCCTACTACGCGGCGCCCCCGCCCAAGTCCACCGGCAAGGAGCTGTTCCACGCCGGCTACCTGGACGACAAGCTGGCCGCCCTGGGCGAGCCGGTGGCCGCCGACGACGTGCTGGCCACGCTGACCGTGCTGACCGCCGCGACAGTGGCCGCCGAATGCGACCGGCACGGGGTGACCGAGGTGGTCGCCGCCGGCGGCGGGGTGCGCAATCCCACACTGATGTTCCGGCTGGTCGAGCTCGCCGCCGGCCGATGGCAACTGCGGACCACCGACGAGCTGGGGGTGCCGGCGCAGGCCAAGGAGGCGTACGCGTTCGCCCTGCTCGGCTGGCTCTCCTGGCACGGGCTGCCGGGGGCCGTTCCGTCGGTGACCGGCGCCACCCGGGCGGCCGTGCTGGGCTCCTGGACCCCGGCCGGCCCGGCCCGCTCGGCGGTCCCGCCGGCCCCGCCCCGGCGACTGGTGATCAGCTCCTGA
- the dxs gene encoding 1-deoxy-D-xylulose-5-phosphate synthase — MSVEEGTANHGRLLGTVRGPQDVKRMTAEQLDVLAAEIRDFLIAKVSRTGGHIGPNLGVVELTLAMHRVFDSPRDRLLFDTGHQAYVHKIITGRQEGFDKLRQRGGLSGYPNQAESEHDLIENSHASTALSYADGLAKAYALRGEKRAVVAVVGDGALTGGMCWEALNNIATAGNPLVIVVNDNGRSYSPTIGGLADHLSSLRLNPGYEKVLDTVKDALGNTPFVGKPMYEVLHAVKKGIKDAVAPQAMFEDLGIKYVGPVDGHDVAAVESALRAAKNFGGPVIVHAVTRKGYGYRPAEEDEADCLHGPGGAFDVETGQLVAAPSVKWTHVFADELVKIADERPDVVGITAAMAEPTGIATLARKYPKRVYDVGIAEQHAATSAAGLAMGGLHPVVAVYATFLNRAFDQVLLDVAMHKLPVTFVLDRAGITGPDGPSHYGIWDMSVFGVVPGLRIAAPRDSATVREELREAVAVDDGPTILRFPTGTVAADLPAVRRVGTVDVLAESARTDVLLVAVGSFAGLGMEVAARVAEQGYGVTVVDPRWVRPVPAELVELAAGHRLVVTVEDGVRVGGVGDALGQAMRDADVRVPLKDLGVPADWHPHGTRAQILADLGLTAQDVARDVTGWISGLDAEPVEPTRRDEAAAKN, encoded by the coding sequence ATGAGTGTTGAAGAGGGCACGGCCAACCACGGCCGGCTGCTGGGCACCGTCCGCGGTCCGCAGGACGTCAAGCGGATGACCGCCGAGCAGCTGGACGTCCTCGCCGCCGAGATCCGTGACTTCCTGATCGCCAAGGTCTCCCGTACCGGCGGGCACATCGGGCCCAACCTCGGTGTGGTGGAGCTGACCCTGGCCATGCACCGGGTCTTCGACTCGCCGCGCGACCGGCTCCTGTTCGACACCGGCCACCAGGCCTACGTGCACAAGATCATCACCGGCCGGCAGGAGGGCTTCGACAAGCTCCGCCAGCGCGGTGGCCTCTCCGGCTACCCCAACCAGGCGGAGAGCGAGCACGACCTGATCGAGAACTCGCACGCCTCCACCGCCCTGTCGTACGCGGACGGGCTGGCCAAGGCGTACGCGCTGCGCGGTGAGAAGCGGGCCGTGGTGGCCGTCGTCGGCGACGGCGCGCTCACCGGCGGCATGTGCTGGGAGGCGCTGAACAACATCGCCACCGCCGGCAACCCCCTGGTCATCGTGGTCAACGACAACGGCCGGTCCTACTCGCCGACCATCGGCGGCCTCGCCGACCACCTCTCGTCGCTGCGCCTCAACCCCGGCTACGAGAAGGTGCTCGACACCGTCAAGGACGCGCTCGGCAACACCCCCTTCGTGGGCAAGCCGATGTACGAGGTGCTGCACGCGGTCAAGAAGGGCATCAAGGACGCGGTCGCCCCGCAGGCCATGTTCGAGGACCTCGGCATCAAGTACGTCGGGCCGGTCGACGGCCACGACGTCGCCGCGGTCGAGTCGGCGCTGCGCGCCGCCAAGAACTTCGGCGGCCCGGTGATCGTGCACGCGGTCACCCGCAAGGGCTACGGCTACCGCCCGGCCGAGGAGGACGAGGCGGACTGCCTGCACGGCCCGGGCGGTGCCTTCGACGTCGAGACCGGCCAGCTGGTCGCCGCGCCGTCGGTGAAGTGGACCCACGTCTTCGCCGACGAGCTGGTCAAGATCGCCGACGAGCGCCCCGACGTGGTCGGCATCACCGCCGCGATGGCCGAGCCCACCGGCATCGCCACCCTGGCTCGCAAGTACCCGAAGCGGGTGTACGACGTGGGCATCGCCGAGCAGCACGCCGCCACCTCGGCCGCCGGCCTGGCGATGGGCGGGCTGCACCCGGTCGTCGCCGTCTACGCCACCTTCCTCAACCGGGCGTTCGACCAGGTCCTGCTGGACGTGGCGATGCACAAGCTGCCGGTCACCTTCGTGCTGGACCGGGCCGGCATCACCGGCCCGGACGGGCCGAGCCACTACGGCATCTGGGACATGTCCGTCTTCGGCGTGGTGCCCGGGCTGCGGATCGCCGCGCCCCGCGACTCGGCCACCGTCCGCGAGGAGCTGCGCGAGGCGGTCGCCGTGGACGACGGCCCGACCATCCTCCGCTTCCCGACCGGCACCGTCGCCGCCGACCTGCCGGCCGTGCGCCGGGTCGGCACGGTCGACGTGCTGGCCGAGTCGGCGCGTACCGACGTGCTGCTGGTCGCGGTCGGCTCCTTCGCCGGGCTCGGCATGGAGGTCGCCGCCCGGGTCGCCGAGCAGGGCTACGGCGTGACCGTGGTCGACCCGCGCTGGGTGCGCCCGGTCCCGGCCGAGCTGGTCGAGCTGGCGGCCGGGCACCGGCTCGTGGTCACCGTCGAGGACGGGGTCCGGGTGGGCGGGGTCGGCGACGCGCTGGGGCAGGCGATGCGGGACGCCGACGTCCGGGTGCCGCTGAAGGACCTGGGCGTGCCGGCCGACTGGCACCCGCACGGCACCCGCGCGCAGATCCTCGCCGACCTGGGCCTGACCGCGCAGGACGTGGCCCGGGACGTCACCGGTTGGATCTCCGGCCTGGATGCCGAGCCCGTCGAGCCCACCCGGCGCGACGAGGCCGCCGCCAAGAACTGA
- a CDS encoding outer membrane protein assembly factor BamB family protein: MTVIDLGELRDDTAPEPPVPRRPATGRPYRSLVVLLLVLVTLAGAAPTPGRVVATVPGGPAAAAFVAGDRVYVVQAPDPQRGVGRQLVAYRVDPGPPRPIWRTLLPGDGVATTVWEQDGTVLLVGRTANDAGWETVAFDAGTGRVGWRQSGVAFPAGDGVVLQQFAAAGREPIQRVEVRTGRTRWSMPVARDELELSFGPAGVDRLVALPASGAAEVFDARTGVRLVARDLRPGELPARPRTLLAAGLLLLIRDAGGTVTGYDLDTLDPRWTVSIPLVGYAEPCGRLLCASRQTGGMWALDPASGAIRWTDDRWASALAAGGGRLLVAAGTPAGTELAVVEEASGRLVADLGDWELVPQGETDGRVIGIRRGGDGRLLVAELDPAAGRARVRDSLSGAVGDCRIGAAVLLCRRSDGSFGVWPMGRAT, encoded by the coding sequence GTGACGGTCATCGATCTGGGTGAGCTCCGCGACGACACCGCGCCCGAGCCGCCGGTCCCGCGGCGCCCGGCCACCGGTCGCCCGTACCGGTCCCTGGTGGTGCTGCTGCTGGTGTTGGTCACCCTGGCCGGCGCGGCACCCACGCCCGGGCGCGTCGTGGCCACCGTGCCGGGCGGCCCCGCCGCCGCCGCGTTCGTCGCCGGCGACCGGGTGTACGTGGTGCAGGCGCCGGACCCCCAGCGCGGCGTGGGCCGGCAGCTCGTCGCGTACCGGGTGGATCCCGGGCCGCCGCGGCCGATCTGGCGGACGCTGCTGCCGGGGGACGGCGTGGCCACCACGGTCTGGGAGCAGGACGGCACGGTGCTGCTCGTCGGGCGGACGGCCAACGACGCCGGATGGGAGACGGTGGCCTTCGACGCCGGCACCGGGCGGGTCGGCTGGCGACAGTCCGGCGTGGCCTTTCCCGCCGGGGACGGCGTGGTGCTGCAGCAGTTCGCGGCGGCGGGCCGGGAGCCGATCCAGCGCGTCGAGGTGCGCACCGGCCGGACCCGGTGGTCGATGCCGGTGGCCCGGGACGAGCTTGAACTGAGCTTCGGGCCGGCCGGGGTCGACCGCTTGGTCGCCCTGCCGGCCTCCGGCGCGGCCGAGGTCTTCGACGCCCGCACCGGCGTCCGGCTGGTCGCCCGCGACCTGCGCCCCGGGGAACTGCCGGCCCGACCGCGGACCCTGCTCGCGGCGGGACTGCTGCTGCTGATCCGGGACGCCGGCGGCACCGTCACCGGATACGACCTGGACACCCTGGATCCTCGTTGGACGGTCTCGATCCCGCTGGTCGGCTACGCCGAGCCCTGCGGCCGCCTGCTCTGCGCGTCCCGGCAGACCGGCGGCATGTGGGCCCTCGACCCGGCCAGCGGCGCGATCCGGTGGACGGACGACCGGTGGGCGAGCGCCCTGGCGGCCGGCGGTGGCCGGCTCCTGGTCGCCGCCGGCACCCCGGCCGGCACCGAGCTGGCGGTGGTGGAGGAGGCCAGCGGCCGGCTGGTCGCCGACCTCGGCGACTGGGAGCTGGTCCCGCAGGGCGAGACGGACGGCCGGGTGATCGGCATCCGACGCGGCGGCGACGGCCGGCTGCTCGTCGCCGAGCTGGACCCGGCGGCCGGCCGGGCCCGGGTGCGGGACTCCCTCTCCGGTGCCGTCGGGGACTGCCGGATCGGCGCGGCGGTGCTGCTCTGCCGCCGGAGCGACGGCAGCTTCGGGGTGTGGCCGATGGGACGAGCCACGTGA
- a CDS encoding class I SAM-dependent RNA methyltransferase, with protein sequence MTAPARPGLEEAERVELTVAAVAPGGHCVARVDGQVVFVRHALPGERVVAEVTELHRGFARADAVEVLTASPDRVDAPCPYARPGRCGGCDLQHVAPAAQLDWKTAVVREQLTRLGGLTEAQVNALGVRVAALPGGPLGWRSRVRYAVDGAGRAGLLKHRSHEVVPVDRCLIAHPAIQELPVLPASGARWPDADAVETVASTGGDVSVVQYADGAPTPVSGPAEVREVAAGRDWTLPASGFWQVHPAAADTLVGAVLDLLDPRPGETAWDLYGGAGLFAAALAGRVGDARVTLVESSADGVAAARANLADLPRVEVVPARVETALARRRVTGPVDLVVLDPPRSGAGAPVVRDIVAAGPRAVAYVACDPAAFARDVRAFTGAGWRLTALRGFDLFPMTQHVELVGLFLPPGA encoded by the coding sequence GTGACCGCGCCCGCCCGACCGGGCCTGGAGGAGGCCGAGCGGGTGGAGCTGACCGTGGCCGCGGTTGCCCCCGGCGGGCACTGCGTGGCCCGGGTGGACGGCCAGGTGGTCTTCGTCCGGCACGCGCTGCCCGGCGAGCGGGTGGTCGCCGAGGTGACCGAGCTGCACCGCGGGTTCGCCCGGGCCGACGCGGTGGAGGTGCTGACCGCCTCACCGGACCGGGTCGACGCGCCCTGCCCGTACGCCCGGCCGGGCCGGTGCGGCGGCTGCGACCTCCAGCACGTCGCGCCGGCGGCGCAGCTCGACTGGAAGACCGCCGTGGTGCGCGAGCAGCTCACCCGGCTGGGCGGGCTCACCGAGGCCCAGGTCAACGCGCTCGGCGTCCGGGTCGCCGCGCTGCCCGGCGGGCCGCTGGGCTGGCGCTCCCGGGTCCGCTACGCGGTCGACGGGGCTGGCCGGGCCGGGCTGCTCAAGCACCGCTCGCACGAGGTGGTGCCGGTCGACCGCTGCCTGATCGCCCACCCGGCCATCCAGGAGCTGCCGGTGCTGCCGGCCAGCGGGGCCCGCTGGCCGGACGCGGACGCGGTCGAGACGGTCGCCTCCACCGGCGGGGACGTCAGCGTGGTCCAGTACGCCGACGGCGCCCCCACGCCGGTCAGCGGGCCGGCGGAGGTCCGCGAGGTGGCCGCCGGCCGGGACTGGACGCTGCCCGCGTCCGGCTTCTGGCAGGTGCACCCCGCCGCCGCGGACACCCTGGTCGGCGCGGTCCTCGACCTGCTCGACCCGCGCCCCGGCGAGACCGCCTGGGACCTGTACGGCGGCGCCGGGCTGTTCGCCGCCGCGCTGGCCGGCCGGGTCGGCGACGCCCGGGTCACCCTGGTCGAGTCCAGCGCGGACGGGGTGGCGGCGGCCCGGGCGAACCTGGCCGACCTGCCCCGCGTCGAGGTGGTTCCGGCCCGGGTGGAGACCGCGCTGGCCCGGCGCCGGGTCACCGGCCCGGTCGACCTGGTGGTGCTCGACCCGCCGCGCTCCGGCGCGGGCGCCCCGGTGGTGCGGGACATCGTCGCCGCCGGCCCGCGCGCGGTGGCGTACGTGGCCTGCGACCCGGCCGCCTTCGCCCGGGACGTGCGCGCCTTCACCGGGGCGGGCTGGCGACTGACCGCGCTGCGCGGCTTCGACCTGTTCCCGATGACCCAGCACGTCGAGCTGGTCGGGCTGTTCCTGCCGCCCGGCGCCTGA